Sequence from the Psilocybe cubensis strain MGC-MH-2018 chromosome 10, whole genome shotgun sequence genome:
GTGTGGGAGGTAAGAACGGAATGACGTCCAAGAACGGCAGAGGATTGTTCTTCTCCGGGTTGGGGTTCGTGAGCAGGGCAACGAGGAGCGGGTGCGCAATGGTAGGATTATGTGCGATGATGGGGGCCAGATCGATGGAGGTGATGATATTAGTGTTGGCAAGGTCGGGGATGATCGGTACCAGCATCTGAATGAGAATAAGGGTCAATCATCAGACTTCATTTGAAAGACAAATGTACGTACTCGTTGCTCAGACAGACTGAGAACGCGATCGCGAGCTGCCAGCAAAAGCTTCATAGCATGGATGAGCCTTTCATTCTTTCTGTCCTCATCAAAGTTGACGGGCGAGCGAGATGGAGTGTCCGAGATTGCACGAGGAACAGGCGATCTCGAGTCGTGAATGTAGGTGTGCGTATGCGTAGAGTTGGTCGTGGATTCGTCAGTATCGGAGGAGGCCGATAGCCTGCGTTTGTTTACAAAATAATGATAAGTAGAATCGTCTCTGGGAGAAGAAATGAGATTAATCAGCATCTGAATCATCGAGCCGACCAACAGAGACGTACATGTCAGAAATACTATTATACAATTCTTCATCAAGGACCAGATTAATCGCTCTTAGTTTAGGTGGAAGTGGACAGCGTGACAGCGTGCTCGGGGAATATGGGCCAATCTGGGTGGATTGGCTACGATTAGAAAGAGCGTGGCGGGCGGAAACAATGGTGACACTCACATCATTACCATCACCTTTCAGGATTTTCCACAAGACCCAAACAAACTGCTCATTGGGGCTAACTCCACCCTCATTTGCAATGCTGACGGCCTTTTCACGCTCCCTCACGTAAGCCACGAGGAGAGCCGATTTGAAGGGGTTGATGGTGACGGGATGGGGCGTATACAGCGAATACAGAATAAAAGAGACCAGAATCCGTTGAGCTAGCTGTAGAACGTGCACATCGATGGTGAGCCCCTGTTTCTGGCAGAAAAATGGAGCGAGAGAGATGACAATCAGATACTGACCTCAGCAGACGTGTTGGAATCAAGAATTGGCAACAACGCGTCAAGAGCCAGCTGAAATCGCGAGGTTGGCTGAACGAGCTGAGTAAAAGCCAACGCAGCTGTCGAGCAGGGGAGAGAAAACGCCCTTGCAAGCAGGTGGTTGACAGATGCTCTTATGGAATCGCCAGAAGTGAGCGTTTGGAGCTGGGTGGTCGTCGTTGTGGtcgccgccaccgccgccgccggaGCTTTCTTCAAGCTGGTCGAGGTCCCTGGTGGCGAAGAATGGGACTGCATTCCTAGGCCAGGAAGTACCGTAAAACAAGAGGCGGACGGGCCAAGTTGCGTTCACCCAACAAACCACAAGAAACACCCCAGAACAAGATAAATACTCCATTACCTAATCACTCATCATGTGATCTTACACCCGATTGGCCCGCCTTGGCATGGGAATCACCTATCTTCCTGATCTTCCACTCGTTTCTCAGGTGTTCCGACAGCTAATTTCTACAACAGCTTTCTTCGTAACAATCTCCTACTTATCAATAGAGACATCATGCGACAATCTTTCATCAACTACCTATCCACGACAATCTTGGTGATGAACAGATTGATTTAGAGGATCTGTCATTGCCGGTACATTTTAAGTTCAGTGTCAGCGAAGCTAACGCCAAAGGTTTCAGGCACTTACAGAAGCATCCGAAAACTCAGAGCCGATTACGGCTGCAGCGTACGCAAGCCAGAATCGAGCATCCGCGGCAAACCTGAGGCAGAGTTCGTCAGTTCAATCATAATCATCCTAAATCAATACCTACCAAAAGATAATTTGGGAGCTCGAAATGACACTCTTCACACCGTCCGCCACCCGGCCGGTATTGCCAGGAATGTGAGGGAGTACAGTCATGGGTAACCCGCAAGTTAGCCGCCATATTCTGAACCTGTGCAAACCAGTCTGCTGTGCCCATGGTTCGCGCCACTCTCTCCCCAACCTGATTCTCCACCCTCCTCTCTGCAGTAGCGAGAAGCCTGGCCTCATCCCACTGGGGACACTCACAGTTCTTCCACGGCGCCGCGCACAAGTAGCAGAACTGGCTTTGACAACGGCACGTCATATGATAGCACCCCAGCTCGAGCTCGACCAGTACCTGGCACCCAGGGCACGTTTGCCAGCCCTCCCTTTCACCAAGCTCACGGAGCGCGACTCTCAAGGTATCGACAGGACACTCGTCTCTTCCATGATATGCTTGTTTGCACTTTGGGCATGTTGACGTCCAACAATCTGTGCACAATATCTCGTACATTGTATCCCCCTCACTCGACCCCAGAAATTTTGAACACGACGGAGTCACGCAATAGACTCTGTCTTTTGCTAATACGCTGTATTCTTGGTGTTTTGCGCGGAACATTTTGTTGAGCGAAGAGGAAATGAATGGCTCGACGAGGTTAATTGGAATATGTTGCTGGCAGCACCGAAGTGGGAACAGGGACTCGTCGCGAATAAAATGTTCGACGAGAGATTTAATGCATGGTTGACAGTAATAATCATTACAAGGAGCGCGTAAAACGCTGTGCACCGGGAACGATTCCGTACAGATTGTACACTCAATCCTAAAAAGTCGCAAATTGTAATTTTATTCCCgaaaacaaaggcaacactCACGTTGGATGTCGCTTCTtggttgttgaagaagaactcGAAGCAGGTCCACCCACGCTTACTTTGGCGATGGACACCTGGGTGTGGTTGCTGTCATTTGTTGGCTTGATGAAAGGTGGAGTAACCAATGTCGATGGAGGTCCAACACTTTCTTCATCTGCTATGTCAACAAGCTTTTCCCGTTGCTTTCCTATATTTGCAGACGTCGCTGTAGAATTTGTGCTATACCCCTTGCATCAATGTCCACAGAACTTCCCCAAGTGAAATTAGACTCACCTCGGCGGCTCAGGATGCATAACAAACGACTTATCCTCCATCCTCGCCTGCGCCTCGTTCTGCTCCGGCATCGGCTCTCCCCTCGCTAACATCTCCGCCGCACGTCGATCTGCCTCAGCtgcctcctccgccgccaCCAATGCAGCCACATACGCCTCATCCGCACTCACAGCGTCGCTAATACTCTTCGCCAACCGCTCATCGTCCGCTAGCGTAATTAACTGCTGGTAATGCAGACACTGCATCTCAAACGCAAGCTCCTCGTCCGTAGGCGGCGCGTCTGCCCGCGCTTTGCCTTTGCGCGCCGCATAGACCTCATTAAGATCTTCGAGCGCAAGTTTGGCGATCAGCGCAGAGGTCTCGGCGTCCATCTCGTATTCAGAAGGTGTCGTACGCGAAGGACCTGCCACATCCATCGATGGGGCCCGAGAGATTGGACTTAACAAAGACATGATGGGTATAGATCAAAGACAGTCGTATTTCAGCGTCGGAACGAGTATACCCCCGTATACAAGGGCCGAGGAAAGTGTCTTGCTCTTCAGATGGAATCACAATTCAGGGCTGCTGTGTGTCGactggatggtggtggataTCTGAAGAGCGAGACAGGTGCCCGTGGGAAAGCCGTTTGAGTGGTGAGGAGGCATTATACTATAAGCGCCCGTGGTTCTTATCGATTGATCCGAGGGATGGTCAGGTGAGTTGACCATGTTGCACGCATTGTTGTGATTTTAATAACCGCCTCGAGGGTAGATATCATCATGATAGTGATGCGTCGAAATATCGATGGGTATTATTTACCCTTTGGCCAGTCGCTTGAAGATGATCGATGGATAAATTGATGGATGTCCTTTGCACGGTCATACATTACATGCAGTCATACGTGTGTAACTACTGCTAATACAAATTTTATCTTTTACTTACTGCGGACACCCACACGTTTTCCACTTCAACGCACAAGTGTAACAGAACTGAGTTCCGCATCGGCACGTAATATGATTGCAGCCTTGATTTTTCTCAACGAGGCGTTTGCATCCCAGGCAGGTCTGCCAGCCCGACTTGACCGCAAGAACCTTGAGCTCGATATTCGCAGCATTGACAGCGCAGCTCTCTTCATCGGTGTGGGCTGCCTTCTTACACCTCGGACACGTGCGCAACGTGCATGTCGGGCAGACGACGTGGCTGACCTTTTTGTAGTCGGCGGACGAGCCGAGGAACGTAGAGCAGGTCGCGCTAACGCAGTAAATTCTCTCCTGAACTGGGACGCTGAACTCGCTTTCCTTTGTTCTGTAGAGCTTGATCAACTCGTTTGATAGGAATGGGATGACTTCGGTGAAGGGGATTGGCTTTATGCCGCAGCATTTCAGGGGGAACATGCTCTCGTCTCGAGTTGTGTATTCCACCAGGGATGATATGCAGCTTTCACAGTAATAGTGATCGCATGGTGTCTTGACCGCGTTGATATATCTCACTTTCTCGGTGCAAACGAGACAAGCGACTCTATCAACCGTGAAAATACCAATCAGTTGTAAAATGTCGTAGCTATATGCGCGTTACTTACGTCCTATTTCGATTGACACTTGGTCCAGCAGTAGCGTTTGGCATTGGCGCTGCCTTTGGTCGCCACTCCCGCGCTTTAGCCTTACTTTCGACCATCTTCCATTTGACGTCTTTTTCCAGCTGCATTCTGTCAAATTCTCCAATGTAGCTTTCTGTATCGGAGATATCATCATCGTAATCATCGACAGGAACTTCGTATGCTGGCTGAGGCATGGAATTCCTGAAATATGTACTATCAAATACAATTAATTCGTCTGGATTTTGTAGGATGAAATTGACCTACCTCTGGGATTCCGGATGCATAACAAAACCCCTGCTCTCGACACGAGCCTGAGCAGCAGTCGGCTTCGGGAGCCTCTCACCGCGACTAAGCAACTGCGCAGCCCTCCTATCCGCATTAGCCGCCTCCTCAGCAACCATAACCGCCTCCAAATACGCCGCATCAGCGCACACAGCCGCATTAAGACTCCTCGCAAGCTTCGCATCCTCAGATTCAGCCAGAAGCCGCTGGAAGCTCTCGAGCTGGAGCTGATACGCCATTTCCTCGTCCGTCAAGCCAGCGTCGAAGCGCGATTTTCCTTTGCGGGATGAATAGGCCTGTTCGATGTCTTGTAGCGCGAGCTGCGCGATGAGTGCGGATGTCTCGTAGTCCATCTCATAGTCGTCGATCGCGCTGTAGGAAGGACCCGGATCGCGTGCTATCGATGGTCTGGATCGAGTGTGTATGGCAGACATGATTGCGATTCAATGTGGTGGTATAGACTGGACGTTGTCCGACTCTTCAGGTATATCGGGGCCAAAGGGAAGGTTGATGGTGGGGGTTACCTGAAGAGAGGTGACGGAAGTCCGTGGGGAAAAGTCCGTGCTGCAGGAAAGCTTTATAGAAGCATTAAGCGCCCAGAACGTGATGCATGGCGTCTTTATCGATCGTGAGTAAAGTCAACACGCGTCAACCACATGACCTTCTCGCAATTCTGCCGTTCACACAACTTCCTAAGCCCAAAAATGAAAGTCAATATAGCTCAATCATGGAGTAAGACCGATTTAGATAATGAGAGAACCAACATGTCAAAATTAGACAATTGGCGTGATAAGCGGTTCTAATCCAACCTTGCCACTGGCAGAGACAGTGTCGAAACATGATATTTATTGGATTCATTGACAATCGTTACTTCTGCATTCCTCAGCGTAGGTCTGTATTTAACTACTTTCAATATCTGTAACCATAGACAGCCTACTTTCCCGACGTTCAGTGAGACTCATACTCGGAGATCGTCGAGCACGCTTCTTGCCCCCCCAAGCGCCACTAGCCCTGGCAACCCTCCTCCTGATATGGTCCACAAGGAGGCCAACCTTTGGAGAAACCAACAGATGTCCCTGTTCCTTGCAAAGGGTACAAGTCcattttttgcaatttgtACATACCTCTGAGCTTTTATGCGGCGAAAGTTTCACCGCGCAGCCGAGAAAAGTGTGGCAAAAGTAGCAGTAGAGTCGGTCTTTCTCCAAGACCTGGGTTTCCTCTTGTTTATCGATTGTGCAATTTATGAGTGAGATTCCACACCCGTCGCAGATGAAAGGAAACGCTGGTTTGAGGTCGACTATATTGTGTTTGTATTTGCATTTACGGCTAGTGGAGGGTAAGAATTTAAATATGTGAAAAATGAAACGTATTTTGAAAAGATTAACCTTGGAGAATCGTCCTCTTGTTTTGGTAAAGGATTTAGAGCCTTATCTACAGTGTGATTGACATCCACCGcttttgaatttgaacaCTCTGCTCCATGTTTTGTATCTGGTGCTAAAGAATCGTCTACCGGAACACTGTAACACCTTAGCACAGCATAAAAATGAAGTAAAGCAAGGACATACCCGGGTATAACAGGCTCCATCCTAAAATCCGGGTCTGCAACACGAGATTGAGCTTCAGTTCTCGCAGGAAGCCGTTCTCCCCGAGCAAGCATCTCCGCCGCCCGTCGATCCGCACACGCAGCCTGCTCAACAACGCTAAACGCATCCAAGCACGCCGCATCAGCGGCCACAGCAGCATCTATACTTCGCGCGAGGACCGCGTCCTCCGAGAATACCACCGCTTGCTGGAAGATCTCCAGCTGCATTTGACAGGCGAGCTCAGTGTCGGAGAGGGGGGAGGTTTCGCGGGCTTTGCCTTTGCGCGTGCTTAGTACTTGTTCGATGTCCTCTTGGGCGAGTTGGGCGATGAGTATGGCGGTTTCAATGTCGAGGTCTTGCGTGTGGATATATTGCACCTCTGGTGGTACGTCACTCCCCAGAAAGGGCAAAGAAGAGACGGGGTTGGAGCACAGTAACGCCATTATTATGTTAAAGTAGGTGGTTTGTGGAAGAACTAAAACTGGAGATTTGTCTTGTACTTCGGATGAAGCCACAGCGTACGAGGTGGAAGTTGCTGTGGCAAGTATCCGAAGGGCGAGACACAATCCTGTGCAGGATAGTGTCGAGCGACGATGGTGTTTTTATGTGTCATGCATAAGATTAAGCGCCCATAGATGGAGTCCAACTTGATCGCCGTCTTATCGATGTGGTCACCAGTTGGCTATTCAAACATGTGTGGGTAATCGGAAGACAATAACTGTTCTCGTGAGAGAGATCATGGCTGATTGGGGTATGGTTTGGGTTTTAATACGGATTTGGACTAGCAAAAGGTATCTAGCCTTCTGGATGCGGAAAATTTCCCAGGATACTTTGAGTTTGCTTTGAGTTCAGTCAGGAACCTGCGCCACTACACCTCCTTGTGACCTTTCTATTGGAGCTGGTCTACCAGAGATAGAGGATAAATAAAGATAACCCAGATCTATGAAAATGTAGAGACTATGTGGCAGATATGTTGTCAAGGGTTGGTCAAGGGCATGAAATAAGACGTGCCTAGAAGCATCTTATACGCAACTAGTCAGAAAAACTCTCGTTCATTCGAGGGGCTTCTATTTCTGGCGTTACGCTATGCAATAGATGCAGGAAAACAAGAGAACGGAGTCCCATCATCAAACGGAGACACGAGAGCAAGCGGAAGGGATAAAACATAACCCTAACCCAACCAACCACCCCTCACCTCCCATCatttacttacttacttaaTTATTGTCCAAACACCCCAAAACCAAACAACGCCGTCAACGGGACCGTTCATTCCCGAACGCAGCCCGCACCTTTTCCATCGCCACAAAGTACCTACCTCAGTACACTCGTCccccccttcccctcccctccttttcctctttcctctttctcctttggAATTCGGAATTCGGAATTTTAGAGCAATGTTCCGGTCTGCTTCTCGACTGGTAAGATACCGCTCCTTTGGACTGAGAGTGATGAAATACAACGCTGAATGTTGTGTTTGTATCTGTCTTTTTGAATCGAATTATCTGCTCTGCACCaccacgacgacgacgacgacgatgatgatgatgacgatgacgatgacggtgctggtgttggtgttggtgttggtaaTGGTAATGGTAATGGTAATGGTAATGGTAATGGTGGTGAGTAGCCAAGAAGGGCCATTCTTTCTGCAACGGTCGCAGGAACGGCTGTCGGCATCCACGACCCTCAGAAGGTCAGTATCCTTCTCCCTAGATTTCTAACTGTCACTTTTCTACGAGCGTTCCGCTGAACCAACCCatcctcattctcattctcgcTCCCTTTAAACGCAAACGAAAACGGAatcacaacacaacacacgCACTCCCTCACTCACACCCATCCTCACACACACTCACCCACCCACCCTCacacacgcacgcacgcatATACGCATAATGCACACAGCTATCGATATACCCCGCGCCCACCCCCGACATCGTGCTAGTCGAATCGCCCTCCGCGCTCGAGCGCGAGATCGGCGTCGTCCGCCGGCACGCGATGCGCGCGTACGACGATGCGCACGCGCACGTCCAGGGATGGGTGTCTAAATGGATAGGCGTCGAGCACGCCGTCGAAAGTGcgtttttttcactttcacaCCCTCCCCCCAATTGAAGGCGTATAACGACTAACCATGCATTTCATCACTCTAATTACACATTACACATTACACGTTACACGACATACCCACAGACCGCGTCAAGTCCATCATCTCCCCTGAAGAATCTATGACCCCCAACCTGCTCTACGTCGGCGTCGCCACACTCACCGGGTCAATCCTAGGCCGCAACCGCCTCCTCCCTAcacgcctcctcctcccccccctcttcctcatcgcaTCCGCAGACTACCTCCTCCCCAAAACGACCTCGAACCTGCGCGCGTACCTCGGCGGGCTGGAGGACGCGTATTTCCCGGCTGTAGCGGAGAAGCACGAGATTGCGAAGGCGCATGCGGGGATGACGTGGGAGCGGGTGAAGGAGGCGACGGAGAGcgggagggagagggtgaGGGAGGGTGCGAGGGGTGCGGTGGATTGGGTGCAGGAGGCTACGGGGCTTAAGTTGAGAGAGACGCTTGGGTGGGGTGGGAGGGGTGTTGTTGAGCAGGTGAAGGAGGTTGGGGAGGGCAAGGTTGAGGAGGTTGTGAAGCCTGTTGAGAAGAAGGTTGATGAggttgagaagaaggaggatgtTAAGCGGTTGGTGTGATGTTAAAACATGATTTTTGTGAGGGATTAGGGCAAATGATTATAGATTTCCGGTTGTTGAAGGATTCTCTTGCTTAACATAGAAAGTAGACCCAGTGACATTCAAAAGCGTCGATTAACTTCTACCCGCACGTCTATCGCAGATTAACAGTCCCGGCAGAGAAGTAAAAATACGTAAACTACTTGGAAAAAAGTAAAGTACAATGTCAATGCAGCAGACAAGTGAGAAAAAGAACCTATGAAATCCAAGAAAATGACCTTCCGAGTTAAATAAATTCGTAAGACATGATGGTGTCGTGGAAGTAAAGTGCAAGTGGGATGGGGAAACCTGAGAAGAAAAGTGTCGGTCCGATGAAGAatgaagaatgaaaaaatgaaaaaatgaagTGAAAGATGAGTCTAACTACTGGTAAGTCGTAAgtctactactactactaacTACTACTACTAAAGTGTTTGAGTCTGAGTCGAGCCTCTTGATGGTTATGTAAAactagaaaaagaaaaagtgtACGGATGCATGGAACGATGAAAACGATGAGGGATGAGCGATGATgagatgatgacgatggtggaaagaaaagaaacgaaaatgaggatgaggatgaaatGATCGATAACGATGGATATGCAAGGCGTTGGGTGAGAGCGTGTCATTGGATGTATGATGTATGCTAAGAAAAGATGTGGTGGgtaggaaagaaagaaagaaagaagagaagaaaaaaaacgcTTCGCAGAGAAAGGGAAAACGATGTTAATGAGTGCTAATGTTGAGAGTaggaagggagggagggagggaatAACGTGTCATTTCGAGATagcagaagaaagaaagagaaaaaggtagaaaaaaaaattatagAAGAtgagtgaaaaaaaaagaaaacaaaaacatcATCGTCTAGCTACGCGCTTCCGATCCCGACCGTCTTCCTCCACGTCCATCGCTTCAGGGTTCATCTGGATAACGCTGATATTCGGATTATGCGGCTGCAGCTGCGTCAAATTCCTCGAGCTCCGCGTCCGTCGTCTGCTCAGGCTCGACGCGGTCGAACCCGTGTACGCATTATTGTTTCCGCCCATCATCATCCCCCCAGGGGAGGACACAGTGGACGAGGGACCGCCGATGGATATGGTCGTCGTAGGTGGATTCGTGTTGGCATCGAGCATGCGCATGACGGCGTGTCGCCGCTTTGTGCCTGCACCGATAACGTTGACGATGGGTGTCTCGGGGTATTGTATGGTGGACACGGACgacggtgttgttgaaggATCTGACAGATGTGAGAGGTGAGAATGCGAGTGCGAATGAGAATGTGGGTGGGTGGAGGGGAAGTGGACGGGCAGCGTCGTTGATTGGCGGAATGATTCCTTTGTGGGTGTACCCCGTGATCGGGAAGAGCGCGTCGAGCTCCTCGGGAGCGTTGCTGATGGCGGTGGCGACGGCGATGATGGCTCTGAAGGTGGTTGTGTGCTCGAGTGCGACGCGGGGGAGTTCGGAGTCGGTAGAGATGTCATCTAGAATAACGACGCACAcacaataaaaaaaaagtcagcaATCAGGAGCAACaaagaaacacaaaaaaaaattcgaaaAAAATACACTCACGTTCTCTTTGACACGACTGGATGACGCTGAGGctgtggatgaggaggaggggtggCCGGGTTTCTTGCCTTCTGATTTGGTAGGAACGGGTGGTGGCGCAGTGCGGGTGGCAGGCACCGCGGGCGCGGCCACGGCGACACGTTCCctgtcctcgtcctcgtcctcttcctcctctctcgCCTTGATCGCATCCACCCTCGCCTCTGTCCAGTCCATCACCCTCCCGATGGTCATGCCACCGCCCTCGACGACGGCATGCGAGGAGCTCGCGGGCGAGTGGCCTACGTCCGCCGAGACACCCTGCTGGATAAAGTTGAGGAGATCCTGGCACGCAGCTGCGTATCCGGCGTTGTACGCCCGCTTCGAGTTCTTCCTCGATGACCGGTAGAGCGTGGTGATGCTCAGAGCGGCGGCTGTGATGAAGAGATGCATGGGAGAAATTGAGAAATGGAGGTTATCATCCCCCCGATGGTGTGGGCGCAACTAAGGGGACGGAGACGTACCTTTGAAATCGTTGAGGAGCTCCTTCTCTGCATTCTGCTGGGTGGTGGGAAGGGAATTGGCAAGggtgttgaggttgagggaCTCCATTGGAGAACAGGCAACGGCGCTCTTTGACAGAGCTGTTGGTAAATGTGCAAAACCCTAAACGACCCAAAACAGCTCTCCAAACAATCTGCCATCGCTTATGTAACCACACCTCATCACTCGGATTCCGGTCTCTGCACTCTGCCGCACAGCGCTTGTTGTGCTGGTTGTCATTTATTACAGCGAGTATTGTCTTTTGTGAATTATGCTCTCAGTATCCGGTGCCATGTTTTCATGCCAGAGAGCAATAAAAGTGTCAATCACTGACTTGTTGTGGTGTGTTATGGCTAGAAGGTCCCGGCGGTAAGTGTAATGCCACGCATGACTCAAACCCGGATCCGATTTCAACTTTTGTTCTCACTTCCATTCAATAACACCACCCATCAAGACAACGTCAAAGACATTCGATGCTCAGAGAATGTATGCAAATTTTGCTTGCCTAGAGACTTTGTGGATGTTCAAGGATGTTCTGGAAACTACTTCGGGGGCTCTCGGAATTTCTAATCGGCTGCCATCATTCGCGATCCACTGCTTTTGCTGGGCGACGCACGATACGACGTACAACACAGCGCGGTCCGCTGTTCGTCGTTCTTCTCCCCAGTGACATCAGACTCTAACATAATAGATGTTTCTTgtcctttcttcttgaccTTCTGAACTGTGACCTATCTGCTGGCGTTCTGGTCTGATCATGGGACAATCCACTCGGCCCGACATGCTATTCACTCTTGTATAAGTATGGCTCTCGAGGAGCCTCCTCTACGTGGACAAGTTGTGATGAGACTAggcttttttcttctgtttGTCTTGCTAGGGCTCGATTTGTCGTATGCCAGCGCACCAAGTGGACCCTGGGATGCCTTCAACCTCGCCCCAGAGTCCAAGACGGTGTATCCAGCTGCAATCCACTCCTCGCACGGCACTGTCAAAAACTCAAATCTACTCGTTaaaaacaaaggaaaagCATCTCTATCAACCAACGGCTCGTGGATTGCTCTAGATTTCGGTATCGAAGTGCGTCAACCACCACTTTTGCCACTCATCACTCAGCCAATCCtgggttggttggttggttacGTAAGGTTGGGGGCCTGATTTCTCTCAACTTGAACGACAACCCATCTCCATCCTCGTTCTCCCTCTCGTTCACCGAGTCACCCGCATTCATCCGTCCCTCCGCATCGGACGACTCGTCCTTTCCCTCTGCGAACACCACGTACGACGGTGTGCTGCAGGTGTCTGTACCCGCGCACGCAGGGTATTGGGTGCAACCTGCATCCTCTCTGCGTGGTGGGTTCAGGTACCTCACCGTCGTATCCAACTCGGAAAATGATATCACGCTGTCGAATGTATCCTGTGCTATCTCGTTCGTCCCGCACTTGGAGAATATGCGGGACTACGCGGGGTATTTCTACGCCAAGGATCCACAGTCGAAAGACGAAGATTTGTTAACGAAaagtgcgcatatattcgtTGTATTCGTTATCATTGTCCGTGGAAATATGCTCATATCCATGGTGGTGGTCCTTTTGATGGGTGTATATAAAAAAAGTTTGGTATGCTGGTGCGTACACGGTGCAGACTAACACCGTAGCTCTGAACAGCGGCCGGCACGTCCCCTTTTCCCCAGCAGGATGTAAGTCCCACCATCTCTATCTCAACTTCCTATCCATTTGCCCACCTCCCCTCCCCTGCTGATAAAAATAATGATCTGCACATGACACTGACATTCCGGCCATCTACTGCTATTTTCTGACAC
This genomic interval carries:
- a CDS encoding ATP-dependent RNA helicase DEAH12, chloroplastic, with the translated sequence MSLLSPISRAPSMDVAGPSRTTPSEYEMDAETSALIAKLALEDLNEVYAARKGKARADAPPTDEELAFEMQCLHYQQLITLADDERLAKSISDAVSADEAYVAALVAAEEAAEADRRAAEMLARGEPMPEQNEAQARMEDKSFVMHPEPPSTNSTATSANIGKQREKLVDIADEESVGPPSTLVTPPFIKPTNDSNHTQVSIAKVSVGGPASSSSSTTKKRHPTIECTICTESFPVHSVLRAPCNDYYCQPCIKSLVEHFIRDESLFPLRCCQQHIPINLVEPFISSSLNKMFRAKHQEYSVLAKDRVYCVTPSCSKFLGSSEGDTMYEILCTDCWTSTCPKCKQAYHGRDECPVDTLRVALRELGEREGWQTCPGCQVLVELELGCYHMTCRCQSQFCYLCAAPWKNCECPQWDEARLLATAERRVENQVGERVQNMAANLRVTHDCTPSHSWQYRPGGGRCEECHFELPNYLLSHSSPPGTSTSLKKAPAAAVAATTTTTTQLQTLTSGDSIRASVNHLLARAFSLPCSTAALAFTQLVQPTSRFQLALDALLPILDSNTSAEKQGLTIDVHVLQLAQRILVSFILYSLYTPHPVTINPFKSALLVAYVREREKAVSIANEGGVSPNEQFVWVLWKILKGDGNDVSVTIVSARHALSNRSQSTQIGPYSPSTLSRCPLPPKLRAINLVLDEELYNSISDMLSASSDTDESTTNSTHTHTYIHDSRSPVPRAISDTPSRSPVNFDEDRKNERLIHAMKLLLAARDRVLSLSEQRMLVPIIPDLANTNIITSIDLAPIIAHNPTIAHPLLVALLTNPNPEKNNPLPFLDVIPFLPPTLATFDLFGRLLRDQTRVTVQGYSTVADLVLIEVLARFVHECINWLDHAEREEREGNISDDRFAKGVQNLCRFYNSLIKFNIVDPTADADSTEMAHFSLRNARFEEANNLYRVIATSRF
- a CDS encoding ATP-dependent RNA helicase DEAH11, chloroplastic; translation: MSAIHTRSRPSIARDPGPSYSAIDDYEMDYETSALIAQLALQDIEQAYSSRKGKSRFDAGLTDEEMAYQLQLESFQRLLAESEDAKLARSLNAAVCADAAYLEAVMVAEEAANADRRAAQLLSRGERLPKPTAAQARVESRGFVMHPESQRNSMPQPAYEVPVDDYDDDISDTESYIGEFDRMQLEKDVKWKMVESKAKAREWRPKAAPMPNATAGPSVNRNRTCISSLVEYTTRDESMFPLKCCGIKPIPFTEVIPFLSNELIKLYRTKESEFSVPVQERIYCVSATCSTFLGSSADYKKVSHVVCPTCTLRTCPRCKKAAHTDEESCAVNAANIELKVLAVKSGWQTCLGCKRLVEKNQGCNHITCRCGTQFCYTCALKWKTCGCPQ